The Bacillus sp. 2205SS5-2 genomic sequence GATTTTGGTGGCTTTGATTTTTAATGTTAGAAGGTGGTAGTGTTGACAGAACTAGGAGCACGTTTAAAAGCAGCTCGCGAAGAAAAAGGATATGATTTAGAAGATCTTCAAAGAATCACAAAAATCCAAAAACGATATTTGCAAGGAATTGAAGAAGGAAATTACGATTTAATGCCTGGAAAATTTTATGTGAGGGCCTTTATCAAGCAATATGCTGAATCGGTAGGACTTCATCCTGAACAGCTATTTGATGAGCACGCGAATGAAATTCCAGTGGCACAAAGTAGTGAGCTCCCGGAAACATTATCACGAGTGAGTTCTCGCAGGAAAGTGTCTGATTCCACATCAAAGTTTATGGATGTGTTACCGAAACTTCTCATTCTGTTGTTGGCAATTGGGGCGATTGTTATCGTGTGGTTTTTATATGACAAGTACTTCGTATCGGAAGATCCATTAAAGGAAAATAATCCAACTGAAAATACGGTAAATATGGAAACAAAAGATAATGGTTCTCTACAAGAGGAATCAAACGATGAATCTGCGAACAGCGAAGAGGATAATTCAAACAGTGAGACAGAAGAAGCGAAACCAATTGAAAATACACCAGAGCCTCAAGAACTGTCAGTTGTCGAAGTTAGTGGCACTCAGACCACTTATGCCTTGAAAAATGCAAAAGAATTTCAGTTAGAACTAACGGCTTCTAAAGATGGAGCTTCTTGGGTAGAGGTATATAACGCTGACAATGAGCAACTTTATTTTGCTATGTTGGCGGATGGAGAAAAGATCTCCTATGACCTTAAGG encodes the following:
- a CDS encoding helix-turn-helix domain-containing protein, which gives rise to MTELGARLKAAREEKGYDLEDLQRITKIQKRYLQGIEEGNYDLMPGKFYVRAFIKQYAESVGLHPEQLFDEHANEIPVAQSSELPETLSRVSSRRKVSDSTSKFMDVLPKLLILLLAIGAIVIVWFLYDKYFVSEDPLKENNPTENTVNMETKDNGSLQEESNDESANSEEDNSNSETEEAKPIENTPEPQELSVVEVSGTQTTYALKNAKEFQLELTASKDGASWVEVYNADNEQLYFAMLADGEKISYDLKGNEQALIKIGRILDVTMKLNGEPVKFELEDVSQKFIIQNSPAE